The DNA segment TACGTCGCCAGCGTCAGCTCGGCGCGTACCGCTCGGCCCGGCCGATTCGTGGACGCGAGCTTCATCTCCCTGAGCGTCACGACCCGCGGCAGCCGCGCCACCCGCTCGAGGAACTCGCCGAGCTGGTGATACGAGCCCTCCGCGCTCACGGCGATCGGGATCTCGATGTAGTAGTCCTTGGTCTGCGCTTCGCGCGGCTGGAAGAGCGCGATGCCGAGTCCGGCCTGCGAGCCCGCGTCGTTGAGCGAGCGGTAGAGCGTCGGCATCTCGCGCTCGGTCGGGAGCCGGTCCTTCAGCACGCCGACCTTCGCTTCGAGCTCGGCCATCTCGCGCCGGGTCTTCGCGAGGTCCGCGACCATCGCCCGGCTCCTCACGACCTCATCGGTGAGCGCCGCGTTCTGCGCGCGGAGCTGCACGAGCTTCGCCTCGAGCGGCGCGAGCAAGAAGTAGTACGACGCCACGCCGATGATCGCGAGCCCGAA comes from the Candidatus Methylomirabilota bacterium genome and includes:
- the pilO gene encoding type 4a pilus biogenesis protein PilO, with product MALPAFLAPIVNAPKPQKIALGVFGLAIIGVASYYFLLAPLEAKLVQLRAQNAALTDEVVRSRAMVADLAKTRREMAELEAKVGVLKDRLPTEREMPTLYRSLNDAGSQAGLGIALFQPREAQTKDYYIEIPIAVSAEGSYHQLGEFLERVARLPRVVTLREMKLASTNRPGRAVRAELTLATYQYRPLGSPKPGAPK